One Cupriavidus oxalaticus genomic region harbors:
- a CDS encoding glycosyltransferase family 4 protein has product MRFLMIASFGESLLNFRGPLIAALQEKGVEMHVAAPGLPAGAPVRTALESRGVIVHDVALERTGMNPLADARSLLALHRLMRRIRPDSVMCYTIKPVIYGLLAAWLARVPRRFALITGLGYAFREDSGRSRLRAVVQRLYALALGRAHTTFFQNPDDEALFRRLNILPAGKRSCIVNGSGVDVGSFQVAPLPDDGPRFLLIARLLGDKGVREYAEAARRVRARRAGARFSLAGFIDASPDAIAQHELDAWIADGTVDYLGRLSDVRPAIAGCNVYVLPSYGEGTPRSVLEAMAMGRPVITTDAPGCRETVVDGDNGVLVPVKSVGALEQAMMQLIEDWERVVRMGQRSRQIAEAKYDVHKVNAVMLREMGFK; this is encoded by the coding sequence ATGCGCTTCCTGATGATCGCCAGCTTCGGCGAGTCACTGCTCAATTTTCGCGGTCCGCTCATCGCGGCCTTGCAGGAAAAGGGCGTGGAGATGCATGTGGCGGCACCGGGCCTGCCCGCGGGCGCCCCGGTGCGCACCGCGCTGGAGTCGCGCGGCGTGATCGTGCATGACGTAGCCCTCGAACGCACCGGCATGAACCCGCTGGCCGATGCCCGCTCGCTGCTCGCGCTGCATCGGCTGATGCGGCGGATCCGTCCGGACAGCGTGATGTGCTACACCATCAAGCCGGTGATCTATGGCTTGCTGGCCGCCTGGCTGGCGCGCGTGCCGCGCCGCTTCGCCCTGATCACCGGGCTTGGCTACGCGTTCCGCGAGGACAGTGGCAGAAGCCGTCTGCGTGCGGTGGTGCAGCGATTGTATGCGCTGGCGCTCGGCCGCGCGCATACGACCTTTTTCCAGAATCCTGACGACGAGGCCCTGTTCCGCCGGCTGAATATCCTGCCCGCAGGCAAGCGTTCGTGCATCGTCAACGGCTCGGGCGTGGACGTCGGCAGCTTCCAGGTGGCGCCCCTGCCCGACGACGGTCCGCGCTTCCTGCTGATCGCGCGCCTGCTTGGCGACAAGGGCGTGCGCGAGTATGCCGAGGCGGCGCGGCGGGTCAGGGCCCGTCGCGCCGGCGCCCGCTTCAGCCTGGCAGGCTTCATCGACGCCAGCCCGGATGCCATCGCGCAGCACGAGCTGGACGCCTGGATCGCGGACGGCACCGTCGACTACCTCGGGCGCCTGTCGGATGTGCGGCCCGCCATCGCCGGCTGCAACGTCTATGTGCTGCCCTCGTACGGCGAAGGCACGCCGCGCTCCGTGCTCGAAGCCATGGCAATGGGCCGCCCGGTCATCACCACCGATGCCCCCGGCTGCCGCGAAACCGTGGTCGACGGCGACAACGGCGTGCTGGTGCCGGTCAAGTCCGTCGGCGCGCTGGAGCAGGCCATGATGCAGCTGATCGAGGACTGGGAGCGCGTCGTGCGCATGGGCCAGCGCTCCCGCCAGATCGCCGAGGCCAAGTACGACGTGCACAAGGTCAACGCCGTGATGCTTCGCGAGATGGGCTTCAAGTAG
- a CDS encoding lipopolysaccharide biosynthesis protein codes for MRMQIARNVLWLVLERGLQVVFGIVSVALIARAVGPAGFAEFQYAQSLVLIASAFALICGNEVVVPRLVADQAPAAQHRLLAHVFGLRELAAIVGYVMLVAVVAMTETDKVIVVIVIIVGIPMLFREPFGAVRSWLQSRTDSRPGVVFGMVGLAFRMVAVGALYLAGTNSAPDYAWVVAVESLLFAVLLARYYHKRSPRVAVQFDWSLARTLLRDGMVFWMGMMLMLCAKRVDQLLLKPHIPLVELGAYAASMQVLDNFMMLGAIVASSLAPMMIYAQPSLALVRRNVVYATAGMVAMGVVGGGLLAYCSPWIIALIYGDHYEAAASLLRLSAMASGLVFADAALSLLVIYLRKPNWLVEKWLLVLCTMVVVDLIVIPTYGARGAVYGYIAGNAVAVLAGIGFFLRSREPVPVEQAA; via the coding sequence ATGCGTATGCAGATTGCCCGCAATGTGCTCTGGCTGGTCCTGGAGCGAGGCCTTCAGGTGGTGTTCGGCATTGTGAGCGTGGCCCTGATCGCACGCGCCGTCGGGCCTGCAGGCTTTGCGGAGTTCCAGTATGCGCAGTCGCTGGTGCTGATTGCCTCGGCGTTCGCGCTGATCTGCGGCAACGAAGTGGTCGTCCCGCGCCTGGTCGCCGACCAGGCGCCGGCCGCGCAGCACCGGCTGCTGGCCCATGTCTTCGGCTTGCGCGAGCTTGCCGCGATAGTGGGCTATGTGATGCTCGTGGCGGTCGTGGCAATGACGGAAACGGACAAAGTCATTGTCGTGATCGTCATCATCGTGGGCATTCCCATGCTGTTCCGCGAACCGTTCGGCGCGGTGCGCTCATGGCTGCAGTCGCGTACCGACAGCCGCCCGGGCGTGGTCTTCGGCATGGTCGGCCTTGCCTTCCGGATGGTTGCAGTCGGGGCGCTTTACCTGGCGGGCACGAACTCGGCACCGGACTATGCCTGGGTGGTCGCCGTGGAATCCCTGCTGTTTGCCGTGCTGCTTGCCCGCTACTACCACAAGCGCAGCCCTCGCGTTGCGGTGCAGTTTGACTGGTCGCTGGCCCGGACGCTGCTGCGCGACGGCATGGTGTTCTGGATGGGCATGATGCTGATGCTCTGTGCGAAGCGCGTCGATCAACTGCTGCTCAAGCCGCACATTCCCTTGGTCGAACTGGGTGCCTATGCGGCCTCCATGCAGGTCCTGGACAACTTCATGATGCTCGGCGCGATCGTCGCGAGCTCGTTGGCACCCATGATGATCTACGCGCAGCCGAGCCTCGCCCTGGTACGGCGCAACGTCGTGTACGCCACCGCGGGCATGGTCGCGATGGGGGTGGTGGGAGGCGGGCTGCTGGCCTACTGCTCGCCGTGGATCATCGCCCTGATCTACGGCGATCACTATGAGGCTGCGGCAAGCCTGCTGCGGCTTTCCGCGATGGCATCCGGACTGGTGTTTGCCGATGCGGCGCTGTCGCTGCTGGTGATTTACCTGCGCAAGCCCAACTGGCTGGTGGAGAAATGGCTCCTGGTGCTTTGCACCATGGTTGTGGTGGACCTTATCGTGATCCCGACCTACGGTGCCCGCGGCGCCGTCTATGGCTATATCGCGGGCAATGCGGTGGCCGTGCTCGCCGGCATCGGATTCTTCCTGCGGTCCCGCGAGCCGGTGCCGGTGGAGCAGGCGGCATGA
- a CDS encoding acyltransferase family protein, translated as MQQFKPLTSLRLFLALWVLCRHWFHAYGAEGTLFDIGFTSTWFDHGYLGVDGFFILSGFILAYNYDPAPGKTISWKRFIVARIARIYPVYLVCLFAFALAVIARDLLLHTHNLGTGGYTAPTFLREMLMLGAWRYAGESGWNDVDWSVSAEWFAYVFFPLFLLVAPRLSRARILLAGGMALAALAVVEATSPDHLSLSGGLARLVPEFLLGVLLCRLREAMPRHEGFRAGGMLSLCVCSLGISLGLDVLFVAGSAGLVFCLSYHKDALTRVLSLRSLVFLGEVSYCIYIVQRIPQYMFEFARGKVAAVATLPGIVQAALLLALTVGIAIVLHLAVEKPMRVYINRRIGGKMPLAKTLANT; from the coding sequence ATGCAACAATTCAAACCTCTTACGAGCCTGCGGCTGTTCCTGGCCTTATGGGTGCTGTGCAGGCACTGGTTCCATGCCTACGGGGCGGAAGGCACGCTCTTCGACATCGGCTTCACCAGCACCTGGTTCGACCACGGCTACCTGGGCGTCGACGGCTTCTTTATCCTCAGCGGCTTCATCCTCGCCTACAACTACGATCCGGCGCCGGGCAAGACGATTTCGTGGAAGCGGTTCATCGTGGCGCGGATCGCCCGCATCTACCCGGTCTACCTTGTCTGCCTGTTCGCCTTCGCGCTCGCCGTGATCGCCCGCGATCTGCTGCTGCACACACACAACCTCGGCACGGGCGGCTATACCGCGCCCACCTTCCTGCGCGAAATGCTGATGCTGGGCGCGTGGCGCTACGCGGGCGAGAGCGGATGGAATGACGTCGACTGGTCGGTCAGCGCCGAATGGTTCGCCTACGTATTCTTCCCGCTCTTCTTGCTGGTAGCACCTCGCCTGAGCAGGGCCCGCATCCTGCTGGCCGGCGGCATGGCCCTGGCGGCGCTGGCAGTGGTGGAAGCCACCTCTCCCGATCACTTGTCGCTGAGCGGCGGCCTGGCCCGGCTGGTCCCCGAATTCCTGCTGGGCGTTCTGCTCTGCCGGCTGCGCGAAGCGATGCCGCGCCATGAGGGCTTCCGCGCCGGCGGCATGCTGTCGCTATGCGTGTGCTCGCTAGGCATCAGCCTGGGCCTGGATGTCCTGTTCGTAGCGGGCTCGGCCGGGCTGGTGTTCTGCCTGTCCTACCACAAGGACGCACTGACCCGCGTCCTGTCGCTGCGCAGCCTGGTGTTCCTCGGCGAAGTCTCGTACTGCATCTACATCGTGCAACGCATTCCCCAATACATGTTCGAGTTCGCGCGCGGCAAGGTGGCAGCGGTGGCCACCCTGCCGGGGATAGTGCAGGCAGCGTTGCTGCTTGCGCTGACTGTCGGCATCGCCATCGTGCTGCATCTCGCCGTCGAGAAGCCAATGCGCGTCTATATCAATCGCCGGATCGGTGGGAAGATGCCGCTCGCCAAGACATTGGCCAACACCTGA
- a CDS encoding NAD(P)-binding domain-containing protein, translating into MTSTTDTAIIGAGPYGLSISAHLSHLGVPHQVLGEPMLAWRNFMPPGMLMRSEAFASDLYAPHSGYRLEDYSRRMHLPYAPIGMRLPLERFVEYGLWFQSQLVSHVRPVEVTELRRQHDGFRVSLSDGDALLARRAVIALGLKGFEHTPPALQGLPRPHVLHSGEIGNLTWARGKRIVIVGGGQSAFGLAALFNELGAHVRVLVRDSIITWNKDPEVDRSLISRMLHPEGGLAPGWYPYVLSEFPYLFRPLGQRLRRRIAETSFGPSGAWWLRDRVIGKVDIQLQTTVRHGAVRNGEVVLEVSRDSGPATVTGDHVVVATGFRVDLARHPFLSPEIVAGLSLVDGWPDVSHNFESQVPGLYITGPAAAMSFGPVLRFVYGAKHAAPRIARHVSRCHAAEGGSRLFEPTGVPQARAEGSHGALTHPPAALQEAKLPAE; encoded by the coding sequence ATGACGTCGACCACAGATACCGCGATCATCGGGGCCGGCCCGTACGGCTTGTCGATCTCGGCACACCTGAGCCATCTTGGCGTGCCCCACCAGGTGCTCGGCGAGCCGATGCTTGCCTGGCGCAATTTCATGCCGCCCGGGATGCTGATGCGCTCCGAGGCCTTTGCCTCGGACCTGTATGCGCCCCACTCCGGCTACAGGCTGGAGGATTACTCCCGGCGCATGCACCTGCCGTATGCCCCGATCGGCATGCGCTTGCCGCTGGAGCGGTTTGTCGAGTACGGGCTCTGGTTCCAGTCGCAACTGGTCAGCCACGTGCGCCCGGTGGAAGTCACCGAGCTGCGCCGCCAGCACGACGGCTTCCGCGTATCCCTGAGCGACGGCGACGCGCTGCTGGCGCGGCGTGCGGTAATTGCCCTCGGGCTCAAGGGCTTCGAGCACACGCCGCCGGCCTTGCAAGGGCTGCCGAGGCCGCATGTGCTGCACTCCGGCGAGATCGGCAACCTCACCTGGGCACGCGGCAAGCGCATCGTGATCGTCGGCGGCGGGCAGTCGGCATTCGGCCTGGCGGCGCTGTTCAATGAACTTGGCGCCCATGTCCGTGTGCTGGTCCGCGACAGCATCATTACCTGGAACAAGGATCCGGAAGTCGACCGCAGCCTGATCTCGCGGATGCTCCATCCCGAAGGCGGGCTGGCCCCGGGCTGGTATCCCTACGTCCTGTCGGAATTCCCGTACCTGTTCCGGCCGCTCGGGCAGCGGCTGCGCAGGCGTATCGCCGAGACATCGTTCGGACCCTCAGGCGCGTGGTGGCTGCGCGACCGCGTGATAGGCAAGGTCGACATCCAGTTGCAGACCACCGTCCGGCATGGCGCCGTCCGCAACGGCGAGGTGGTGCTGGAGGTGAGCCGCGACAGCGGCCCGGCAACCGTCACCGGCGACCACGTCGTCGTCGCCACCGGCTTCAGGGTCGATCTGGCAAGGCACCCCTTCCTGTCGCCGGAGATCGTCGCCGGGCTCTCGCTCGTCGACGGCTGGCCCGACGTGTCGCACAACTTCGAATCGCAGGTGCCGGGCCTTTACATCACCGGACCCGCTGCGGCGATGAGCTTCGGCCCGGTACTGCGCTTTGTCTACGGCGCCAAGCATGCCGCGCCGCGCATTGCGCGACATGTCAGCCGTTGCCATGCAGCCGAGGGCGGCAGCCGCCTCTTCGAGCCGACTGGCGTGCCTCAGGCCCGTGCCGAAGGCAGCCACGGCGCGTTGACGCACCCGCCGGCGGCTCTCCAGGAAGCGAAGCTCCCGGCCGAATAG
- the asnB gene encoding asparagine synthase (glutamine-hydrolyzing) — translation MCGLAGFLGGSPAPLADRAALLAEMARQIRHRGPDHGDTWCDPDKPFGLAHRRLAIVDLSAAGQQPMAAASGRYVIAYNGEIYNHLEIRAELERAGAAPRWRGHSDTETLLAGIDAWGAEATVRRAQGMFAFALWDRQTGILTLARDRLGEKPLYYGWQGTGQARTFVFGSELKALRRHPAFEGSINRDALCLFMRHNNVAGSHSIYQNIAKLPPAHLLTLSLRAPEPVLRPYWSGAAAALDGVRHPFPGTPEEAVDSLQALLRDAVGRQMMADVPLGAFLSGGVDSSTVVALMQAQSSQPVRTFSIGFHNSDYSEAAYAKAVAQHLGTSHTELYVTPEHAMAVIPELPASYDEPFADSSQIPTLLVSQLARRHVTVSLSGDAGDELFGGYNRYQITAELWQRLSRVPSSVRAAAAWGLTRLSPHRIDQLAATLPIASRWNNLGEKVHKGAGVMAARSSAELYRGMVSHWHHPQTLVIGGTEPDSVVPALDALTDVERMMALDMLGYLPDDILTKVDRAAMRHSLETRIPFLDHRVVEFAWRLPLACKVRKEAGGYTTKWVLRQVLDRYVPKALIERPKMGFGIPIDAWLRGPLRDWAEDLLDERRLRQQGYLDPEPIRSRWAEHLSGRRNWQHPLWCVLMFQAWLAHERVQQPTFDNEACEAVA, via the coding sequence ATGTGCGGACTCGCAGGATTTCTCGGCGGCTCACCTGCCCCCTTGGCTGACCGTGCGGCCCTGCTGGCCGAGATGGCCAGGCAGATCCGCCATCGCGGACCGGATCACGGCGACACCTGGTGCGACCCGGACAAGCCGTTCGGCCTGGCGCACCGGCGCCTGGCCATCGTCGATCTGTCCGCGGCCGGGCAACAGCCGATGGCGGCAGCCAGCGGCCGTTATGTGATTGCGTACAACGGCGAAATCTATAACCACCTGGAGATCCGCGCCGAGCTGGAGCGAGCGGGGGCCGCGCCGCGCTGGCGGGGCCACTCCGACACCGAAACGCTGCTTGCCGGCATCGACGCCTGGGGCGCCGAGGCCACGGTCCGGCGTGCGCAGGGCATGTTCGCCTTTGCGTTATGGGACCGGCAGACGGGCATCCTGACACTGGCGCGGGACCGCCTCGGCGAAAAGCCGCTCTACTACGGCTGGCAGGGGACAGGCCAGGCGCGCACCTTCGTTTTCGGGTCGGAGCTGAAGGCACTGCGGCGGCATCCGGCGTTCGAGGGCAGCATCAACCGCGACGCGCTATGCCTGTTCATGCGCCACAACAATGTGGCCGGCAGCCATTCGATCTACCAGAACATCGCCAAGCTGCCGCCCGCGCATCTGCTGACGCTCTCGCTGCGGGCCCCTGAGCCCGTGCTGCGTCCCTATTGGTCGGGCGCCGCGGCGGCGCTCGATGGCGTGCGGCATCCTTTCCCCGGCACCCCCGAGGAGGCCGTGGACAGCCTGCAGGCGCTGCTGCGCGACGCGGTGGGCCGCCAGATGATGGCGGACGTGCCGCTCGGTGCCTTCCTGTCCGGCGGCGTCGATTCGTCTACGGTGGTGGCGCTGATGCAGGCGCAATCGTCGCAGCCGGTGCGCACCTTCTCCATCGGCTTCCACAATTCGGACTACAGCGAGGCCGCATACGCCAAGGCGGTCGCGCAGCACCTCGGAACCAGCCACACGGAGCTGTACGTCACGCCGGAACATGCGATGGCGGTGATCCCGGAATTACCCGCCAGCTACGACGAGCCGTTCGCCGACTCCTCGCAGATCCCGACGCTGCTGGTCAGCCAGCTGGCGCGGCGGCATGTCACCGTGTCGCTGTCCGGCGACGCCGGCGACGAGCTGTTCGGCGGCTACAACCGCTACCAGATCACTGCCGAGCTGTGGCAACGGCTGTCGCGCGTCCCCTCTTCCGTGCGCGCCGCTGCGGCATGGGGACTGACGCGCCTCTCCCCGCATCGCATCGACCAGCTCGCTGCCACCCTCCCCATCGCCTCACGCTGGAACAATCTCGGCGAGAAGGTCCACAAGGGAGCCGGCGTCATGGCCGCGCGCTCGTCGGCCGAACTGTATCGCGGCATGGTGTCCCACTGGCACCACCCGCAGACGCTTGTCATCGGCGGCACGGAGCCGGACAGCGTCGTGCCGGCCCTCGATGCCCTGACCGACGTCGAGCGCATGATGGCGCTGGACATGCTGGGCTACCTGCCCGACGACATCCTCACCAAGGTGGACCGCGCGGCCATGCGGCACAGCCTGGAGACACGCATACCGTTCCTGGATCACCGCGTGGTCGAGTTCGCCTGGCGCCTGCCGCTGGCCTGCAAGGTGCGCAAGGAAGCCGGCGGATACACCACCAAGTGGGTGCTGCGCCAGGTACTCGACCGCTATGTGCCCAAGGCGCTGATCGAGCGTCCGAAGATGGGCTTCGGCATTCCGATCGACGCGTGGCTGCGCGGGCCGCTGCGCGACTGGGCCGAGGACCTCCTTGACGAGCGGCGCCTGCGCCAGCAGGGCTACCTGGATCCGGAACCGATCCGCAGCCGCTGGGCCGAGCATCTGTCCGGACGGCGCAACTGGCAGCATCCGCTGTGGTGCGTGCTGATGTTCCAGGCGTGGCTGGCGCACGAGCGCGTACAGCAGCCAACCTTTGACAATGAGGCCTGCGAGGCCGTTGCTTAG
- a CDS encoding carboxylate--amine ligase: MMKSRLDAAGMPAAVVVGGQLGGLGLVRSLGNQGIPVVVAETKRAAAALWSRHARRHGIRSFVGRDFIDDMIALARQLGHRPVLYLTDEDAVHSVSEAREELSQWYRFRLPSAQGVRMLSSKAAFHRFAQDHDFPVPRTVILNDQFDVPQLSSLRFPCVIKPDDKRQALSGDKERAIRVESLAEGQEHARAMLRTPGGIVAQEWIDGPQSNIYFTLFYRGKNGKASAVFTGRKLACWPPEIGSTAVCVGAPEAHAELGRITLAFARRAGFDGMGSMEYKWDDKHRRFVMIEPTVGRIDWQEEIATLCGVNIPLAAYRHELELPDLPRGPARPGAVWRATYIRGAPAGLMPPGAQTFDGYLRWDDPLPAIHHYCLNPPLERVRQWWNGWFPSNRREQVQQEQQ, from the coding sequence ATGATGAAAAGCAGGCTCGATGCGGCAGGGATGCCCGCGGCGGTAGTCGTCGGTGGGCAACTCGGCGGGCTTGGACTGGTGCGGTCTCTGGGCAACCAGGGGATTCCCGTGGTCGTGGCGGAAACGAAGCGTGCTGCGGCGGCGCTCTGGTCGCGCCATGCCCGCCGGCATGGCATTCGCAGCTTCGTGGGGCGCGACTTCATCGATGACATGATTGCGCTGGCGCGCCAGCTGGGGCACCGGCCAGTGTTGTACCTGACTGACGAGGATGCCGTGCACAGTGTCTCGGAAGCGCGCGAGGAATTGTCGCAGTGGTACCGGTTCCGCCTGCCGTCCGCGCAGGGCGTGCGGATGCTCAGCAGCAAGGCCGCCTTTCACCGCTTTGCGCAGGACCATGACTTCCCGGTACCCCGCACGGTCATCCTGAATGACCAGTTCGACGTGCCTCAGCTCTCTTCGCTGCGCTTTCCCTGCGTGATCAAGCCCGACGACAAGCGCCAGGCGCTGAGCGGCGACAAGGAGCGCGCCATCCGCGTGGAATCGCTGGCCGAGGGGCAGGAACATGCCCGCGCCATGCTGCGCACCCCTGGCGGCATCGTGGCGCAGGAGTGGATCGACGGCCCGCAGAGCAATATCTATTTCACCCTCTTCTACCGCGGCAAGAACGGCAAGGCGTCAGCGGTGTTTACGGGCAGGAAGCTGGCCTGCTGGCCGCCTGAGATCGGCAGCACCGCCGTCTGCGTCGGCGCGCCGGAAGCCCACGCGGAACTCGGGCGGATCACGCTCGCCTTCGCCAGGCGTGCCGGCTTCGACGGCATGGGCAGCATGGAGTACAAGTGGGACGACAAGCACCGGCGCTTCGTGATGATCGAGCCAACCGTCGGGCGGATCGACTGGCAGGAAGAGATCGCCACGCTGTGCGGCGTCAACATCCCGCTGGCGGCGTATCGCCATGAACTGGAGCTGCCCGACTTGCCGCGCGGCCCCGCCAGGCCTGGCGCAGTCTGGCGCGCCACGTACATCCGCGGGGCGCCGGCTGGCCTGATGCCGCCCGGGGCACAAACCTTTGACGGCTATCTGCGCTGGGATGACCCGCTGCCGGCCATTCATCACTACTGCCTGAACCCGCCGCTCGAACGCGTGCGTCAGTGGTGGAACGGCTGGTTTCCTTCCAATCGTCGCGAGCAGGTCCAACAGGAACAGCAATGA
- a CDS encoding glucosamine inositolphosphorylceramide transferase family protein, with amino-acid sequence MSGQFPEAAAPQGLVIVVAVTANEPAGWEASVIQRLRASGTSRIVVRAPDAMRLPGKAGGASGGVPAQQEQQEQQACGPVTAIVDLTGELDTGWCGHAVEGVWRLCDGRGLPPGDPYHGLETHANGAGIVLELVAWKDAGVFLVDTARGYAEPCEKIPRERLAVMGASLLDGALREIRALGGLAGRAAWQGKRRARPAAWQRLLWRTRALAAHAAIQLKGFLLVEHWMIGLVDMTFAEAVRAQQLPVRWLGTRTSSHCWADPFGVPGRPDEIYCEEVDLREGLGRIVRLKLGAHDVPTGAGQVDLGLPGHLSFPYLFRHDGALYCVAESSQSRRCVLNRQDEAGGWQQVAVLLEDVAAVDPTIFEHDGRFWLLYTDVAMGQFDNVCLCHADNLLGPWQPHAQNPVRFDNMSARAAGSVVRDAGQLLRVAQVCKSGYGQAIAVNRIVHCTPEFYREETVGCVMPDGDRLNPDGLHTLSDWGDRVVVDGKRHLFDAGLLWHRILTRAGRALRLPAPT; translated from the coding sequence ATGTCCGGTCAGTTTCCAGAGGCCGCTGCGCCGCAGGGCCTGGTCATCGTGGTCGCGGTGACCGCGAACGAGCCCGCAGGCTGGGAGGCATCCGTGATACAGCGCCTGCGTGCCTCCGGCACCAGCCGCATCGTCGTGCGAGCTCCGGATGCGATGCGCCTGCCCGGCAAGGCCGGCGGTGCCTCCGGTGGCGTGCCTGCGCAGCAGGAGCAGCAGGAGCAGCAGGCATGCGGGCCGGTGACGGCGATCGTCGACCTCACCGGCGAGCTCGATACGGGCTGGTGCGGCCACGCCGTCGAGGGCGTATGGCGTCTCTGCGACGGACGCGGGCTGCCACCGGGCGATCCGTACCACGGCCTGGAAACCCACGCCAATGGCGCCGGCATCGTGCTGGAACTGGTGGCCTGGAAGGATGCGGGCGTATTCCTGGTCGACACCGCCCGCGGCTATGCCGAACCCTGCGAGAAGATTCCGCGCGAACGTCTTGCCGTCATGGGCGCGTCGCTGCTCGACGGTGCGCTGCGCGAGATCCGTGCCCTTGGCGGGCTGGCCGGGCGTGCGGCGTGGCAGGGGAAGCGGCGGGCGCGCCCCGCCGCATGGCAGCGCTTGCTCTGGCGCACGCGCGCGCTCGCCGCTCACGCGGCCATCCAGCTCAAGGGGTTCCTGCTGGTCGAGCACTGGATGATCGGGCTCGTCGACATGACGTTTGCCGAGGCCGTGCGCGCGCAGCAGCTGCCGGTGCGCTGGCTTGGCACGCGCACGTCTTCGCATTGCTGGGCTGATCCCTTCGGCGTGCCAGGCAGGCCAGACGAAATCTATTGCGAGGAAGTCGACCTGCGCGAGGGGCTCGGCCGCATCGTCAGGCTGAAGCTGGGCGCGCACGATGTGCCGACCGGTGCCGGGCAGGTCGATCTGGGACTGCCGGGGCATCTGTCGTTTCCGTACCTGTTCCGCCACGACGGCGCGCTGTACTGCGTGGCCGAGTCGTCGCAGAGCCGGCGCTGCGTGCTGAACCGCCAGGACGAGGCAGGCGGCTGGCAGCAGGTCGCCGTGCTGCTGGAAGACGTCGCGGCGGTCGACCCCACCATCTTCGAGCATGACGGCCGCTTCTGGCTGCTCTACACCGATGTCGCGATGGGGCAGTTCGACAACGTCTGCCTGTGCCATGCCGACAACCTGCTCGGGCCATGGCAACCGCACGCGCAGAACCCGGTCAGGTTCGACAATATGTCGGCGCGCGCGGCCGGCTCGGTGGTGCGCGATGCCGGCCAACTGCTGCGGGTGGCGCAGGTGTGCAAGAGCGGCTACGGGCAGGCCATCGCGGTCAACCGCATCGTGCATTGCACGCCGGAGTTCTACCGGGAAGAGACCGTGGGGTGCGTCATGCCCGATGGCGATCGCCTCAACCCGGATGGCCTGCATACCCTGTCGGACTGGGGCGACCGCGTCGTGGTCGATGGCAAGCGCCACCTGTTCGACGCAGGCCTGCTCTGGCACCGGATCCTGACCCGTGCCGGCCGTGCCTTGCGCCTGCCGGCGCCTACTTGA
- a CDS encoding polysaccharide biosynthesis/export family protein yields MRSICSPDIQRPNQARRRGPAALLLPLLSAALLSACAASPGMVFDSSAPVKAVGPDAMPSVTPITLDLVRELRSKSKPANERVEELFAKAEPYRIGPGDIISVVVWDHPELVFPTQTYSPAASLEIPQSSGGSNLPGYVVSPQGDIQFPYAGVMKVSGKTANEVRSEMARILSRVVRNPQMTVRVLGFRSQRVYVDGEVRTPGMLAIDDAPMTLVEALNRAGGVLNLTGDNSRIRVTRGERSWYVNIPALLAKGVDPARIMLRSGDIVRVEQREDNKIFVTGEVARPSSLLMRNGRMTLNEALGDAGGVNPGTANAEQIFVIRKEPNGEPKVFHLDGTSPAALAIAEGFDLEPKDVVYVDARDLVRWSRVMNLLLPSTSLVGTASGLK; encoded by the coding sequence GTGAGATCAATCTGCAGTCCTGACATCCAGCGCCCCAACCAGGCCCGGCGCCGCGGCCCCGCGGCGTTGCTGCTGCCGCTCCTGAGCGCCGCGCTGCTGTCGGCATGCGCCGCCTCCCCCGGCATGGTTTTCGACAGCAGTGCGCCGGTCAAGGCCGTCGGACCCGACGCGATGCCAAGCGTGACACCGATCACACTCGATCTCGTGCGCGAGCTGCGCAGCAAGAGCAAGCCCGCCAACGAGCGCGTCGAAGAGCTGTTCGCCAAGGCCGAGCCGTACCGGATCGGCCCGGGCGACATTATTTCCGTGGTGGTCTGGGACCATCCGGAACTGGTCTTCCCGACCCAGACCTACAGCCCCGCCGCCAGCCTGGAGATCCCGCAGTCAAGCGGCGGCTCCAACCTGCCCGGCTACGTGGTCAGCCCGCAGGGAGACATCCAGTTTCCCTATGCCGGCGTCATGAAGGTTTCCGGCAAGACCGCCAACGAGGTGCGCAGCGAGATGGCCCGCATCCTCTCCCGGGTGGTGCGCAACCCGCAGATGACCGTGCGCGTGCTGGGCTTCCGCAGCCAGCGCGTCTACGTCGACGGCGAAGTGCGCACGCCCGGCATGCTCGCCATCGACGACGCGCCGATGACGCTGGTCGAAGCGCTCAACCGCGCCGGCGGCGTGCTGAACCTGACCGGCGACAACAGCCGCATACGGGTCACGCGCGGCGAGCGCAGCTGGTACGTCAATATCCCGGCCCTGCTGGCCAAGGGCGTCGATCCGGCGCGCATCATGCTGCGCTCGGGCGACATCGTGCGCGTGGAGCAGCGCGAGGACAACAAGATCTTCGTCACCGGCGAGGTGGCCAGACCCAGCTCGCTGCTGATGCGCAACGGCCGCATGACGCTGAACGAGGCGCTGGGCGATGCCGGCGGCGTCAATCCGGGCACGGCCAATGCCGAGCAGATCTTCGTCATCCGCAAGGAGCCGAACGGCGAACCCAAGGTGTTCCACCTGGACGGCACTTCGCCGGCCGCGCTGGCGATCGCCGAAGGCTTTGACCTGGAACCGAAGGATGTGGTCTATGTCGACGCCCGCGACCTGGTTCGCTGGAGCCGCGTGATGAACCTGCTGCTGCCGTCCACGTCGCTGGTCGGCACGGCGTCAGGGCTCAAATAA